A DNA window from Streptococcus sp. LPB0220 contains the following coding sequences:
- the smpB gene encoding SsrA-binding protein SmpB has product MAKGEGKVVAQNKKARHDYTIVDTIEAGMVLTGTEIKSVRAARINLKDGFAQVKNGEVWLSNVHIAPYEEGNIWNQDPDRRRKLLLHKKQIQKLDQDTKGTGMTLVPLKVYLKDGYAKLLLGLAKGKHDYDKRESIKRREQNRDIARVMKQYNTR; this is encoded by the coding sequence ATGGCAAAGGGCGAAGGAAAGGTAGTCGCGCAAAATAAAAAGGCGAGACATGACTACACCATCGTGGATACGATTGAAGCAGGGATGGTGCTGACGGGGACAGAGATCAAAAGTGTCCGTGCAGCACGCATTAACTTGAAAGATGGCTTTGCACAAGTAAAAAATGGCGAAGTTTGGCTTAGCAATGTCCACATTGCCCCTTATGAGGAAGGCAATATCTGGAACCAAGATCCAGACCGTCGTCGCAAGCTCCTGCTTCATAAAAAGCAAATCCAAAAGCTGGACCAAGACACCAAAGGGACCGGAATGACCTTGGTGCCTTTGAAGGTCTATCTCAAGGACGGCTATGCCAAATTACTTTTGGGGCTCGCTAAAGGGAAACATGATTATGATAAGCGTGAATCCATCAAGCGTCGGGAACAAAACCGGGATATCGCACGGGTCATGAAACAATACAATACACGTTAA
- a CDS encoding Rrf2 family transcriptional regulator, whose amino-acid sequence MQISSRFTIGTHVLIMIALQGEKTKVTSDFLAGSVGVNPVIIRKTLSQLKKAGLIHVARGTGGAELAKASDEISLLDIYQAVECLGSTGQLFGFHDNPNPACPIGHNIHNVLDGKLEDIQTAMEKEMSQTTLKDVVEDTQKRMKLESVS is encoded by the coding sequence ATGCAAATTTCGAGTCGCTTTACCATTGGGACTCATGTCTTGATCATGATTGCTCTACAAGGAGAAAAAACAAAAGTAACCAGTGATTTTTTGGCAGGAAGTGTCGGCGTGAACCCTGTTATTATTCGAAAGACCTTGTCTCAGTTGAAGAAAGCAGGATTGATCCATGTAGCGCGTGGGACAGGCGGAGCTGAGCTCGCAAAAGCATCCGATGAGATCAGCCTGCTGGATATCTATCAAGCGGTAGAATGCTTAGGTTCGACAGGTCAATTATTTGGTTTTCATGACAATCCAAATCCAGCCTGCCCAATTGGCCACAATATCCACAATGTTTTAGATGGGAAGCTTGAGGACATTCAGACTGCTATGGAAAAAGAAATGTCCCAAACCACTTTAAAAGACGTCGTAGAAGATACGCAGAAAAGAATGAAACTCGAATCGGTTTCATAA
- a CDS encoding metallophosphoesterase family protein — protein sequence MTKIALLSDIHGNTTALEAVLEDSRKAKVDEYWLLGDSLMPGTGRRALLELLEELPITVKVLGNWEDSLWRAMRGMLDETRPSHRYLMRQCQYILEEITPQEIEVMQEMPMQVHREIAGLKIGITHHLPDKNWGRELIHIGDQKDFDRLVTNPSCDIAVYGHIHQQFFRYGTGGELIINPGSIGQPFFLEKNLRKDLRAMYAILEFDQMGLKDVYFRRVDYDVQKELQLAKDLHLPYYQVYYESLVNGIHHTHNHELLHEIEQREGHDREIDAWLEDFFQ from the coding sequence ATGACTAAAATTGCTTTACTTTCAGATATTCATGGAAATACGACAGCATTGGAAGCTGTCCTAGAGGATAGTCGAAAAGCCAAGGTGGATGAATATTGGCTCTTGGGAGATAGTTTGATGCCGGGGACAGGGAGACGGGCCCTCTTGGAGCTGTTAGAGGAGCTACCGATTACGGTCAAAGTCCTTGGAAACTGGGAAGATAGTCTTTGGCGGGCTATGAGGGGGATGTTGGATGAGACCAGACCCAGTCATCGCTACCTCATGCGCCAGTGTCAATATATTCTGGAAGAAATCACACCCCAGGAAATTGAAGTCATGCAGGAAATGCCCATGCAGGTCCATAGAGAAATCGCAGGTTTAAAGATCGGTATTACCCACCACTTACCCGATAAGAATTGGGGTCGCGAATTGATTCACATTGGTGACCAGAAGGATTTTGACCGCTTGGTGACAAACCCGTCTTGTGATATTGCAGTCTACGGACACATTCACCAGCAGTTTTTCCGTTACGGGACAGGCGGAGAACTGATCATCAATCCTGGCTCGATCGGTCAGCCTTTCTTTCTGGAAAAGAATCTTCGCAAGGACCTTCGGGCCATGTATGCTATTCTTGAATTTGATCAAATGGGGCTAAAAGATGTATATTTTAGACGGGTGGATTATGATGTCCAAAAAGAACTGCAACTCGCAAAAGATCTCCATCTTCCTTATTACCAAGTGTATTATGAAAGTTTGGTCAATGGCATTCATCATACCCACAATCATGAGCTTCTTCATGAGATTGAGCAGAGAGAAGGTCATGATCGAGAAATCGATGCTTGGTTAGAGGACTTCTTTCAATAG
- a CDS encoding ABC transporter permease, whose product MKRKVYWKDLFGSFTHSKGRFLSILTLMLLGSLALVGLKVTTPNMHRTANRFIQQQKMLDLAVMGDLGLDQEDQEELLGVKGARVEFGSLLDLTVKGTGEAIRLFSAPKSLSSFRVTKGRLPQKEGELALASFWEDRYQIGDTLTLEEKSGTRSSLKRKQFTIVGFVQSSEMWSQKNLGTAMSGSGNLDAYALVSKEVFTTKLPAMARIQFDDLKSLDSFSQVYQKGLKAHQEELEKLLKDNGKARYQRLKQEADGQIQKGQKELSRAEETLQSAKNQIDQAQKQLDLQEAQFKKLAPFLPAKEQVASQEKLHQAKEQIDQKKKDWTAGETELAKKEEELKKAQRERDQLEIPTYHVYDRKTMPGGQGYLMYSNASSSISAVGNIFPVVLYLVAAMVTFTTMTRFVDEERTNAGIFKALGYRTRDIILKFVLYGFFAGTIGTLLGTLLGHYFLSGIISNIITQGMVIGESREYFYGDMTLIALGLSFVASVLPAYWVSRKELKEEANLLLLPKPPVSGSKIFLERLQFIWKRLSFTHKVTARNLFRYKQRMLMTIFGVAGSVALLFAGLGIQSSVGGVPKRQFQEILSYELIVAKKTNASSQESKELTNRLEKSDIKDYRPIYSKVIEASLKGGRDKQTITMMVTNRADFSPFVSLRSLKQGEPLSFKKGVIISSKLAQLARVTVGDRLTLDGHTFTVAGITENYVGHFVYMDQASYQKIYGKRTSANSYLLQLKNPSTRQVQAVSRDMMNLAAVKAVSQNASMISLFNSVAKSLDTTMMILVVVSILLAIVILYNLTNINVAERIRELSTIKVLGFHNKEVTLYIYRETILLSIIGILMGLVGGYYLHQFLIAMIAPDAILFYPKVGLSVFLFPVGGMLLLLLLLGIYVDHYLRKVDMLEALKSVD is encoded by the coding sequence ATGAAACGAAAAGTCTATTGGAAGGATCTATTTGGTTCTTTTACACATTCAAAAGGACGTTTTCTCTCCATCTTAACCTTGATGTTATTGGGAAGCTTGGCCTTGGTTGGCTTAAAGGTGACCACTCCAAATATGCACCGAACGGCTAACCGGTTTATTCAGCAACAAAAGATGCTAGATCTTGCTGTCATGGGGGACTTGGGATTAGACCAGGAAGACCAAGAGGAGCTTTTAGGAGTCAAAGGGGCGCGTGTCGAATTTGGTTCACTGCTGGATTTGACAGTGAAAGGAACAGGAGAGGCGATTCGACTTTTTTCTGCCCCAAAAAGTCTTTCTTCCTTTCGTGTGACCAAGGGGCGCCTGCCCCAAAAAGAAGGGGAACTGGCCCTAGCAAGTTTTTGGGAGGATCGCTATCAGATAGGGGATACCCTCACACTTGAAGAAAAGTCTGGAACTCGCTCTAGTTTAAAGCGAAAGCAATTCACCATTGTTGGCTTTGTTCAATCCTCTGAGATGTGGTCTCAAAAGAATTTAGGCACTGCCATGAGTGGCAGTGGAAATCTAGATGCCTATGCACTAGTTTCAAAAGAGGTCTTTACGACTAAACTTCCCGCGATGGCTCGGATCCAGTTTGATGATCTGAAGTCTTTAGATTCTTTTTCGCAAGTCTACCAAAAAGGGCTCAAAGCTCATCAAGAAGAGTTAGAAAAACTTCTGAAAGACAATGGAAAGGCCCGCTATCAAAGACTCAAGCAGGAGGCGGATGGGCAGATTCAAAAAGGCCAGAAAGAACTCAGTCGTGCCGAGGAAACACTCCAGTCAGCTAAAAATCAGATCGATCAGGCTCAAAAACAATTAGACTTGCAGGAGGCCCAGTTCAAGAAATTAGCTCCATTTCTGCCAGCTAAAGAGCAAGTAGCTAGTCAAGAAAAGCTCCATCAAGCCAAAGAACAAATTGATCAGAAAAAGAAGGACTGGACTGCAGGTGAAACGGAGCTCGCAAAAAAAGAGGAGGAGCTGAAAAAAGCGCAAAGGGAGCGAGATCAGCTGGAAATTCCAACTTATCATGTCTATGACCGCAAGACCATGCCAGGTGGACAAGGTTACTTGATGTATAGCAATGCCAGTAGTAGTATCTCTGCTGTCGGAAATATTTTTCCAGTCGTTCTTTATCTGGTAGCTGCCATGGTGACCTTTACCACGATGACCCGCTTTGTCGATGAAGAGCGAACCAATGCAGGTATTTTTAAGGCGCTGGGCTATCGTACCAGGGACATCATTCTCAAATTTGTCCTCTATGGATTCTTTGCAGGGACGATCGGGACCCTACTAGGAACCCTGCTGGGCCATTATTTCCTATCGGGGATCATTTCCAACATTATTACGCAAGGGATGGTGATTGGAGAGAGCAGAGAGTATTTTTATGGGGATATGACTCTGATTGCGCTCGGACTGTCTTTCGTCGCGAGTGTGCTTCCGGCTTACTGGGTTTCGCGTAAGGAATTAAAAGAAGAAGCCAATCTGTTATTACTGCCCAAACCACCGGTATCTGGTTCGAAGATTTTCCTGGAGCGTCTCCAGTTTATTTGGAAGCGTCTGAGTTTCACCCACAAGGTCACTGCTCGTAATCTCTTTCGTTACAAACAACGGATGCTGATGACCATATTTGGAGTGGCAGGTTCTGTTGCTCTTCTCTTCGCAGGGCTAGGGATTCAATCTTCTGTAGGAGGGGTTCCCAAACGCCAATTTCAAGAGATCCTATCATATGAGTTGATTGTAGCCAAAAAAACGAATGCATCAAGCCAAGAAAGCAAGGAACTAACCAATCGTCTGGAAAAATCAGATATCAAAGATTATCGACCGATCTATAGTAAGGTCATTGAAGCATCTTTAAAGGGTGGACGCGACAAGCAGACCATTACGATGATGGTTACAAATCGTGCAGATTTTTCTCCCTTTGTCAGCTTGCGTTCTCTCAAGCAAGGAGAGCCCTTGTCTTTCAAGAAAGGGGTTATCATCAGTAGTAAACTAGCACAACTAGCCCGGGTTACAGTCGGTGATCGACTGACCTTAGATGGCCATACTTTTACGGTAGCAGGAATCACTGAAAATTATGTAGGCCATTTTGTCTATATGGATCAGGCAAGTTACCAAAAAATCTACGGAAAGCGGACTTCAGCAAATAGCTATTTGCTGCAGTTGAAAAATCCTTCTACACGACAAGTGCAGGCTGTTAGTCGGGATATGATGAATCTTGCAGCTGTGAAGGCGGTTAGTCAGAACGCTTCGATGATTTCCCTCTTTAACTCAGTTGCCAAATCTTTGGACACCACTATGATGATTCTAGTAGTCGTATCGATCTTGCTAGCTATCGTGATCTTGTATAATTTAACCAATATCAATGTGGCAGAGCGGATCCGTGAATTATCGACCATTAAGGTCTTAGGATTCCATAATAAGGAAGTGACGCTCTATATTTACCGCGAAACCATCTTATTGTCTATCATAGGGATCCTCATGGGATTAGTGGGTGGTTATTATCTTCATCAATTCCTCATTGCAATGATTGCACCAGATGCCATTCTCTTTTACCCTAAAGTGGGACTTAGCGTTTTTCTCTTTCCTGTCGGAGGAATGCTCCTTCTCTTGCTCCTGTTAGGAATTTATGTTGACCATTATCTCCGAAAAGTAGACATGCTCGAAGCTCTCAAATCAGTAGACTAA
- a CDS encoding M24 family metallopeptidase: MSKLDQIVDFLETEKTDVAVVSDPVTINYLTGFYSDPHERQLFLFVYTDHEPLLFVPALEVERATAVVDFQVVGYVDSENPWEKIKGAIAKPDAKTVALEYDNLILTKYNGLRTVFEKAEFTNLTPRINRMRLIKSADEIQKMLVAGQYADKAVNMGFDAISLDKTETDIVAEIDFGIKRLGYEMSFETMVLTGNNAANPHGIPGSNKVENDALLLFDLGCMVNGYASDMTRTVAVGKPDDFKKEIYHLTLEAQQAAINMIKPGVTAHDVDRAARSVIEKAGYGEYFNHRLGHGIGMDVHEFPSIMEGNDMVLEEGMCFSVEPGIYIPGKVGVRIEDCGYVTKDGFGLFTETSKDLLYFD; this comes from the coding sequence ATGTCTAAATTAGATCAAATCGTCGATTTTCTTGAAACTGAAAAAACAGATGTCGCTGTTGTATCCGATCCTGTCACCATCAATTACCTGACTGGATTTTACAGTGATCCCCACGAACGCCAACTCTTCTTGTTCGTCTATACAGACCACGAACCCCTTCTCTTCGTTCCTGCACTTGAAGTGGAACGGGCGACTGCAGTTGTTGATTTCCAAGTGGTTGGCTATGTAGATTCTGAAAACCCTTGGGAAAAGATTAAAGGGGCTATCGCAAAACCCGATGCCAAAACCGTTGCACTTGAATATGATAACTTGATCCTTACCAAATACAATGGCTTGCGTACTGTCTTTGAAAAAGCGGAATTCACTAACTTGACACCACGGATTAACCGGATGCGCTTGATCAAATCTGCTGATGAGATCCAAAAAATGTTGGTGGCTGGTCAATATGCAGATAAGGCTGTCAATATGGGATTCGACGCCATCTCACTGGATAAAACAGAAACTGATATCGTAGCAGAAATCGACTTTGGTATCAAACGCTTGGGTTATGAAATGAGCTTTGAAACCATGGTTTTGACTGGAAATAATGCAGCTAACCCACACGGAATTCCTGGAAGCAACAAAGTCGAAAATGATGCCCTCTTGCTCTTTGACCTTGGCTGTATGGTGAATGGTTATGCGTCTGATATGACTCGTACTGTTGCTGTTGGAAAACCTGATGATTTCAAAAAAGAAATCTACCACTTGACGTTAGAAGCTCAACAAGCAGCCATTAACATGATCAAACCTGGTGTAACAGCACATGACGTAGACCGAGCTGCTCGAAGCGTCATTGAAAAAGCTGGTTATGGTGAGTACTTCAACCACCGCCTCGGACACGGGATCGGAATGGACGTGCATGAATTCCCTTCTATTATGGAAGGAAATGACATGGTACTTGAAGAAGGCATGTGCTTCTCAGTCGAACCAGGAATCTATATTCCAGGTAAAGTCGGTGTCCGTATCGAAGATTGTGGGTACGTCACAAAAGACGGATTTGGACTCTTCACTGAAACCAGCAAAGACTTACTTTACTTTGACTAA
- a CDS encoding TetR/AcrR family transcriptional regulator, protein MVRQRQTTTKSDLRNALSKLLLQQPFESITIRQLTETAGINRGTFYLHYVDKYDMFEQMKMDMMQELDSLFVEGSPVKVNFLNVLTAIKENYDFIYALSQSCCSDFRKLVRSFTLHALDDTPHAKEHIISDFQVPYKYGLEIFIATIESVIVTWLESGAKEEPIEIGTIILSVCDFASWN, encoded by the coding sequence ATGGTACGCCAAAGACAAACAACAACCAAGTCAGACTTACGAAATGCGCTCTCAAAACTCCTCTTGCAACAACCTTTTGAAAGCATCACTATTCGACAATTAACTGAAACCGCTGGGATTAACCGCGGGACCTTCTACTTGCACTATGTCGATAAATACGACATGTTTGAGCAAATGAAAATGGACATGATGCAAGAATTGGATAGCCTCTTCGTTGAGGGAAGCCCTGTCAAGGTGAACTTTCTCAATGTCTTGACCGCTATTAAAGAGAATTATGATTTTATTTATGCATTGTCCCAATCCTGCTGCTCAGACTTCCGTAAACTAGTAAGAAGTTTTACCCTCCATGCACTAGACGATACTCCCCATGCTAAAGAACACATCATTTCAGACTTTCAAGTTCCATACAAGTATGGTCTAGAAATTTTCATCGCTACCATCGAATCTGTGATTGTGACCTGGTTAGAATCCGGTGCCAAGGAAGAGCCAATCGAAATCGGGACGATCATTCTTAGCGTCTGCGACTTTGCTAGCTGGAACTAA
- the tehB gene encoding SAM-dependent methyltransferase TehB, translating to MTQKLIAYKRMPIWTKDTMPEALQRKHNTKVGTWGKITVLKGQLRFIELTEEGEEIASHLFEAGAENPMAEPQAWHRVEAATDDVEWYLEFYCEPKDYFPKKYNTNPVHSEVLEAVGIVPAGKALDLGCGQGRNALFLAQHGFDVTAVDQNELALEILQSIVAEEDLEMPVGLYDINAAALTQNYDFIVSTVVLMFLEADRIPAIIRNMQEHTNPGGYNLIVCAMDTEDYPCQMPFSFTFKEGELAEYYKDWELVKYNENPGHLHRRDENGHRIQLRFATMLAKKK from the coding sequence ATGACACAAAAATTGATCGCTTACAAACGCATGCCTATCTGGACCAAGGATACCATGCCAGAAGCTCTTCAAAGAAAGCACAATACCAAGGTGGGAACCTGGGGGAAGATTACAGTTTTAAAAGGTCAGTTACGATTTATTGAATTGACCGAAGAGGGGGAAGAAATCGCGAGCCACCTCTTTGAAGCAGGAGCAGAGAACCCCATGGCCGAGCCCCAGGCCTGGCATCGTGTCGAAGCGGCGACTGACGATGTGGAGTGGTACCTAGAATTTTACTGTGAGCCAAAAGACTATTTCCCCAAAAAATACAACACCAATCCTGTCCATTCAGAAGTGCTAGAAGCAGTGGGAATTGTCCCCGCTGGAAAGGCATTGGATCTAGGATGCGGGCAAGGACGCAACGCCCTCTTTTTGGCCCAACATGGCTTTGACGTGACGGCCGTCGATCAAAATGAACTGGCTCTTGAGATCTTACAAAGTATTGTCGCTGAGGAAGATCTAGAGATGCCAGTGGGACTCTATGATATCAATGCTGCAGCTCTTACCCAAAACTATGACTTCATCGTATCAACTGTGGTCCTCATGTTTTTAGAGGCTGATCGGATTCCAGCGATCATCCGCAATATGCAAGAGCATACCAATCCAGGTGGCTACAATCTCATTGTCTGTGCCATGGATACAGAAGATTATCCTTGCCAGATGCCTTTCTCGTTCACCTTTAAAGAAGGAGAATTGGCGGAGTATTACAAGGATTGGGAATTGGTCAAGTACAATGAAAATCCAGGCCATCTCCATCGTCGAGATGAGAATGGCCATCGGATTCAACTTCGATTTGCAACCATGTTGGCAAAGAAAAAATAG
- a CDS encoding ABC transporter ATP-binding protein encodes MAYIEMQHCYKRYTSGETEIFANRDVSFEIEKGELVIILGASGAGKSTVLNILGGMDTNDEGQVLIDGVDIAKLNAHQRTDYRRDDVGFVFQFYNLVPNLTAKENVELASEIVSDALDPEAVLKEVGLGKRLHNFPAQLSGGEQQRVAIARAVAKNPKILLCDEPTGALDYQTGKQVLGILQDMSRKKGATVIIVTHNGALAPIADRVIRMHDAKVKSVEINELPQDIATLEY; translated from the coding sequence ATGGCCTACATCGAAATGCAGCACTGTTACAAGCGTTATACGAGTGGAGAGACAGAGATTTTCGCTAACCGGGATGTTTCCTTTGAGATTGAAAAAGGCGAGTTGGTCATTATTTTGGGAGCATCAGGAGCTGGAAAATCAACGGTTCTCAATATCTTAGGGGGGATGGACACCAATGACGAGGGTCAGGTTCTGATTGATGGAGTGGATATTGCAAAACTCAATGCTCATCAACGGACGGATTATCGACGAGATGATGTTGGTTTTGTCTTTCAATTTTATAATCTGGTCCCTAATTTGACAGCTAAGGAGAATGTTGAGTTGGCTTCAGAAATTGTTTCTGATGCTCTAGATCCGGAAGCTGTTTTAAAAGAAGTAGGACTTGGCAAACGTCTTCATAATTTTCCTGCTCAATTGTCAGGCGGCGAGCAACAACGGGTGGCGATCGCTCGGGCAGTGGCGAAAAATCCTAAAATCCTCCTTTGTGATGAGCCGACGGGAGCCTTGGATTACCAGACGGGTAAGCAAGTATTGGGGATTTTACAGGATATGTCTCGAAAAAAGGGAGCGACGGTCATCATCGTAACCCATAATGGTGCCCTAGCTCCGATTGCAGACCGTGTGATTCGCATGCATGATGCCAAGGTCAAGTCGGTAGAAATCAATGAGCTTCCTCAAGATATTGCTACACTAGAATATTAG
- a CDS encoding Nramp family divalent metal transporter — MSLQQFERKSLQEINQSIDVPKGIPFWKTLLLFSGPGSLVAVGYMDPGNWITSVVGGAQYRYLLLSVVLLSSLIAMQLQQMAGKLGIVHRKDLAQTTAHHLPKWLRYTLWIVIELALMATDLAEVIGSGIALHLLFGWPLLFSILITIFDVFLLLGLMHLGFRKIEAIVSTLILTILAIFGYLVFLSKPDIGGIFAGFLPQKEVLGIGLPKGNEALTLALGIIGATVMPHNLYLHSSISQTRKVDYKDPADIKRAVRFMTWDSNIELSLAFVVNSLLLILGAALFFGHGDKIGAFSSMYNALKDNHIAGAIASPFLSTLFAIALLASGQNSTITGTLTGQIVMEGFLRFRLPQWVVRLMTRIIALLPVIIVAILFGDQEHVLDDLLVYSQVFLSAALPFSIFPLVYFTSNKEIMGEHVNAKWNTFLGYLVAIVLTILNFNLIVTTFIK, encoded by the coding sequence GTGAGTTTACAACAGTTTGAAAGGAAATCACTTCAAGAAATCAACCAATCTATTGACGTGCCAAAAGGGATCCCTTTTTGGAAGACCCTTCTGCTCTTTTCAGGACCAGGAAGTCTAGTAGCTGTCGGCTATATGGATCCGGGAAACTGGATTACGAGTGTCGTCGGAGGAGCCCAATACCGCTACCTCCTCTTATCAGTAGTTCTTCTCTCGTCTTTAATCGCCATGCAGTTGCAACAAATGGCTGGAAAATTAGGGATTGTCCATCGTAAGGATCTGGCCCAAACAACCGCCCATCATTTACCAAAATGGCTTCGCTATACCCTTTGGATTGTGATTGAACTTGCCTTGATGGCGACAGATTTAGCAGAAGTCATCGGATCAGGGATTGCCCTCCACCTTCTTTTTGGCTGGCCCTTGCTCTTTTCTATCCTGATCACTATCTTTGATGTCTTCCTATTACTAGGGCTCATGCATCTAGGATTTCGAAAGATCGAGGCCATCGTATCAACCTTGATCCTCACGATCCTTGCAATTTTTGGCTATCTGGTATTCCTATCGAAACCAGATATCGGAGGAATCTTCGCTGGCTTCCTGCCTCAAAAAGAGGTGTTAGGAATTGGGCTTCCAAAAGGAAATGAAGCCTTGACCTTGGCGCTTGGAATCATCGGGGCAACCGTAATGCCCCACAACCTCTACCTCCACTCTTCCATTTCGCAAACGCGAAAGGTGGACTACAAAGATCCAGCAGATATCAAACGGGCAGTGCGCTTTATGACCTGGGATTCAAATATTGAATTGAGTTTGGCCTTCGTCGTCAACTCCCTCCTCTTGATTCTTGGAGCGGCCCTCTTCTTCGGTCACGGGGATAAGATCGGTGCTTTTTCTAGCATGTACAATGCCCTCAAGGATAACCACATTGCCGGTGCTATCGCTAGTCCCTTCTTGTCCACCCTCTTTGCCATCGCTTTGTTAGCCAGTGGTCAAAATTCAACCATAACTGGGACCCTAACTGGTCAAATCGTTATGGAAGGTTTCTTGAGATTCCGCCTGCCACAATGGGTCGTTCGTCTCATGACTCGGATCATTGCCCTTCTTCCTGTCATCATCGTTGCGATCTTATTTGGAGATCAGGAACATGTCCTTGATGACCTTCTGGTTTATTCTCAAGTCTTCCTATCAGCGGCTCTTCCATTCTCCATCTTCCCTCTGGTTTATTTCACCTCCAACAAGGAAATCATGGGAGAGCATGTCAATGCGAAATGGAATACTTTCTTAGGCTATCTCGTTGCGATTGTCTTAACCATCTTAAATTTCAATTTGATCGTGACAACTTTTATCAAATAA